A window of Brachybacterium fresconis contains these coding sequences:
- a CDS encoding PHP domain-containing protein encodes MSERIDLHTHSSWSDGTCGVDELLRRARRAQLDVLALTDHDTIDGWAELPQAVAATGVAVVPGIEVSAEHESLSVHVLALLVEPDADSELAREMARARCSRVERARSMVQLIAADHPITWEDVRAQAAGETTVIGRPHIADALVARGAIPDRSAAFQEILSPSGPYYVPYYAPGPVQAVRAIREAGGVAIVAHPGSVTRDADLPVDLLEEMVGAGLAGIEVEHREHDEAERARLRDFATAHDLLITGGSDYHGAGKPNRLGENLTQPDVLAAITHRATSSTEVIHP; translated from the coding sequence ATGAGTGAGCGCATCGACCTGCACACCCACTCGTCCTGGTCGGACGGTACGTGCGGTGTCGACGAGCTGCTGCGCCGTGCCCGGCGGGCGCAGCTGGACGTCCTGGCCCTGACCGATCACGACACGATCGACGGCTGGGCGGAGCTGCCGCAGGCGGTCGCCGCGACCGGCGTCGCGGTGGTGCCCGGCATCGAGGTCTCCGCCGAGCACGAGAGCCTCAGCGTCCACGTGCTCGCCCTGCTGGTGGAGCCCGATGCGGACTCGGAGCTGGCCCGGGAGATGGCGCGGGCCCGCTGCTCCCGCGTCGAGCGGGCGCGGTCCATGGTCCAGCTGATCGCGGCCGACCACCCGATCACCTGGGAGGACGTGCGCGCCCAGGCCGCCGGGGAGACGACCGTGATCGGGCGCCCGCACATCGCCGACGCCCTCGTCGCCCGAGGGGCGATCCCGGACCGCTCGGCGGCGTTCCAGGAGATCCTGAGTCCCTCGGGGCCCTACTACGTGCCCTACTACGCGCCGGGCCCGGTGCAGGCCGTGCGGGCGATCCGGGAGGCCGGCGGGGTGGCGATCGTGGCGCACCCCGGATCGGTGACCCGCGATGCGGACCTGCCGGTGGATCTGCTCGAGGAGATGGTCGGCGCGGGCCTGGCCGGGATCGAGGTCGAGCATCGCGAGCACGACGAGGCCGAGCGAGCCCGGCTGCGGGACTTCGCCACCGCCCATGATCTGCTGATCACGGGCGGCAGCGACTACCATGGCGCGGGCAAACCCAACCGGCTCGGAGAGAACCTCACGCAGCCGGACGTCCTGGCCGCGATCACCCACCGCGCCACGAGCAGCACCGAGGTCATCCATCCGTGA